The proteins below come from a single Acidovorax sp. NCPPB 4044 genomic window:
- the purL gene encoding phosphoribosylformylglycinamidine synthase gives MTLHLTSFEGSNALSPFRVQQLLPRLQAIHDRIEGVAARFVHLVATDAEPTPADRERLAALLTYGDAYAGPVAGPAIVVTPRIGTVSPWASKATDIARNCGLHVRRVERITEYRLVLKSGLLGGVPTLTEAQKQAAAALLHDRMTESVLWDRAGAADLFTELPAAPMEFVDVLGGGRAALEGANSRWGLALADDEIDYLVNAFTALRRNPTDVELMMFAQANSEHCRHKIFNARFTIDGQEQDKSLFAMIRNTHQLAPQHTVVAYSDNASIMEGSAVERFIAPSAPCRGEQSVPSYQKSSATHHVLMKVETHNHPTAISPFPGASTGAGGEIRDEGATGRGSKPKAGMTGFTVSRLWGGWSDAPGGKPEHIASPLQIMVEGPLGGAAFNNEFGRPNLLGYFREYEQNVAGVQRGYHKPIMIAGGLGVIDAGLTQKIEFPPGTLLIQLGGPGMRIGMGGGAASSMATGANAAELDFDSVQRGNPEIERRAQEVINHCWAQGAQNPILAIHDVGAGGLSNAFPELTNDAGRGARFDLRAVQLEESGLAPKEIWSNESQERYVLAIAPESLEVFRAFCERERCPFAVIGTATAERQLVLEDTALEGGDQKLPVDMPMDVLLGKPPKMHRDVKTVRREAAPIDLTGVPLEKAVIDVLAHPTVASKRFLITIGDRTVGGLSHRDQMVGPWQVPVADCAVTLADYRGFAGEAMSMGERTPLAAIDAPASGRMAVAEAITNLLAAPIELPRVKLSANWMAACGEPGEDADLYATVKAVGMELCPQLGISIPVGKDSLSMRTQWKDGEGRAQKVTSPVSLIVSAFATLADVRGTLTPQLDAQEEDTTLVLIDLGRGRCRMGGSILAQVLGQEGGAVPDLEDAQDLVRLVDAVNALRAQGRILAYHDRSDGGLLAAVAEMAFAGHVGVALNVDLLVTEGDGITDSRMETGDAKNWAQQVSARREELTLKALFNEELGVVLQVRTAERNDVMQTLREHGLSKFSHFIGKTRPAASAMGVGKGELQVWRDVKTVFSASLSDLHQVWDAVSWKICQQRDNPACADAEHAAAGVPDDPGLQVSLSFDPAEDVAAPFLNLARPKVAILREQGVNSHIEMAYAFTEAGFEAYDVHMTDLQAGRARLSDFAGVVACGGFSYGDTLGAGIGWARSITFNPQLADQFRGFFGRKDTFGLGVCNGCQMFAELADIIPGAEAWPRFTTNQSERFEARLSQVEVLQSPSLFFAGMAGSRLPIAVAHGEGYANFKVRGDAAQALAAMRFVDHQGRPTEQYPFNPNGSANGLTAVTTADGRFTAMMPHPERVFRNVQMSWTSGDRSALSPWMRIWRNARKWVG, from the coding sequence GTGACCCTGCACCTTACTTCGTTCGAAGGCAGCAATGCCCTCAGCCCCTTCCGCGTCCAGCAGCTCCTGCCCCGCCTGCAGGCCATCCACGACCGCATCGAAGGGGTTGCAGCCCGGTTCGTGCACCTGGTGGCCACCGATGCCGAGCCCACGCCCGCCGACCGCGAGCGCCTGGCGGCGCTGCTGACCTACGGCGACGCCTACGCAGGGCCCGTTGCCGGGCCGGCGATCGTGGTCACGCCGCGCATCGGCACCGTCTCGCCCTGGGCCTCCAAGGCCACCGACATCGCCCGCAATTGCGGCCTGCACGTGCGCCGCGTGGAGCGCATCACCGAATACCGCCTGGTACTGAAATCCGGCCTGCTGGGCGGCGTGCCCACGCTGACCGAGGCGCAGAAGCAGGCCGCGGCCGCACTGCTGCACGACCGCATGACCGAATCGGTGCTCTGGGACCGCGCCGGCGCGGCCGACCTGTTCACCGAACTGCCCGCCGCGCCGATGGAGTTCGTCGACGTGCTGGGCGGCGGCCGCGCCGCGCTGGAAGGCGCCAACAGCCGGTGGGGCCTGGCCCTGGCCGACGACGAGATCGATTACCTCGTCAACGCCTTCACGGCGCTGCGCCGCAATCCGACCGATGTCGAGCTGATGATGTTCGCGCAGGCCAACAGCGAGCACTGCCGCCACAAGATCTTCAATGCGCGGTTCACCATCGATGGCCAGGAGCAGGACAAGAGCCTGTTCGCCATGATCCGCAACACGCACCAGCTCGCGCCGCAGCACACGGTGGTCGCGTACTCGGACAACGCTTCCATCATGGAAGGCAGCGCGGTCGAGCGCTTCATCGCCCCATCGGCTCCATGCCGTGGAGAACAGAGCGTTCCCAGCTATCAAAAGAGTAGCGCAACGCACCATGTGCTCATGAAGGTGGAGACGCACAACCACCCGACGGCGATCTCGCCGTTCCCGGGGGCTTCCACCGGCGCGGGCGGAGAAATCCGCGACGAAGGCGCCACGGGCCGGGGATCGAAGCCCAAGGCGGGCATGACGGGTTTCACCGTGTCCAGGCTCTGGGGCGGCTGGAGCGACGCGCCGGGCGGCAAGCCCGAGCACATCGCCAGCCCGCTGCAGATCATGGTCGAGGGCCCGTTGGGCGGCGCTGCCTTCAACAACGAATTCGGCCGGCCCAACCTGCTGGGCTATTTCCGTGAGTACGAGCAGAACGTGGCCGGCGTGCAGCGCGGCTACCACAAGCCCATCATGATCGCGGGCGGCCTGGGCGTGATCGACGCGGGCCTGACGCAGAAGATCGAGTTCCCGCCCGGCACGCTGCTCATCCAGCTGGGCGGCCCCGGCATGCGCATCGGCATGGGCGGCGGCGCCGCCAGCTCGATGGCCACGGGGGCCAATGCGGCCGAACTGGATTTCGACTCCGTGCAGCGCGGCAACCCCGAGATCGAACGGCGTGCGCAGGAAGTCATCAACCACTGCTGGGCGCAGGGCGCGCAGAACCCGATCCTGGCCATCCACGACGTGGGTGCCGGCGGGCTGTCGAACGCCTTCCCCGAGCTGACCAACGACGCGGGCCGCGGCGCGCGCTTCGACCTGCGGGCCGTGCAACTGGAGGAGTCCGGCCTGGCGCCCAAGGAGATCTGGTCCAACGAGAGCCAGGAGCGCTACGTGCTGGCGATCGCGCCCGAATCGCTGGAGGTGTTCCGCGCCTTCTGCGAGCGCGAGCGTTGCCCCTTCGCGGTGATCGGCACCGCCACGGCCGAGCGCCAGCTCGTGCTCGAAGACACGGCCCTCGAAGGCGGTGACCAGAAGCTCCCGGTGGACATGCCGATGGATGTGCTCCTCGGCAAGCCGCCCAAGATGCACCGCGACGTGAAGACGGTGCGCCGCGAGGCTGCGCCCATCGACCTCACGGGCGTGCCGCTTGAAAAGGCCGTGATCGACGTGCTGGCGCATCCGACGGTGGCGTCCAAGCGGTTCCTCATCACCATCGGCGACCGCACGGTGGGCGGCCTCTCGCACCGCGACCAGATGGTGGGCCCCTGGCAGGTGCCCGTGGCCGATTGTGCCGTGACGCTGGCCGACTACCGAGGCTTCGCTGGCGAAGCGATGAGCATGGGCGAGCGCACGCCGCTGGCGGCCATCGACGCGCCGGCCTCCGGCCGCATGGCCGTCGCCGAGGCCATCACCAACCTGCTGGCCGCCCCCATCGAGCTGCCGCGCGTGAAGCTGTCGGCCAACTGGATGGCCGCCTGCGGCGAGCCCGGCGAGGACGCCGATCTCTACGCCACCGTGAAGGCCGTCGGCATGGAGCTGTGCCCGCAGCTGGGCATCAGCATTCCCGTGGGCAAGGACAGTCTGTCGATGCGCACGCAATGGAAGGACGGCGAGGGCCGCGCGCAGAAGGTCACCTCCCCCGTGAGCCTGATCGTGAGCGCTTTCGCCACGCTGGCCGACGTGCGCGGCACGCTCACGCCGCAGCTCGACGCGCAGGAAGAAGACACCACGCTGGTGCTCATCGACCTGGGCCGGGGCCGTTGCCGCATGGGCGGCAGCATCCTCGCGCAGGTGCTGGGCCAGGAGGGCGGCGCCGTGCCGGACCTGGAAGACGCGCAGGACCTCGTGCGCCTGGTGGATGCGGTGAATGCGCTGCGCGCCCAGGGCCGCATCCTGGCCTACCACGACCGCAGCGACGGCGGCCTGCTGGCGGCCGTGGCCGAGATGGCCTTCGCGGGGCACGTGGGCGTGGCGCTGAACGTGGACCTGCTGGTCACCGAAGGCGACGGCATCACCGACAGCCGCATGGAAACGGGCGACGCCAAGAACTGGGCACAGCAGGTGAGCGCGCGGCGCGAGGAACTCACGTTGAAGGCGCTCTTCAACGAAGAACTGGGCGTGGTGCTGCAGGTGCGCACCGCCGAGCGCAACGATGTCATGCAGACGCTGCGCGAGCACGGCCTCTCGAAGTTCAGCCACTTCATCGGCAAGACGCGTCCCGCGGCATCCGCCATGGGCGTGGGCAAGGGCGAACTGCAGGTGTGGCGCGACGTGAAGACCGTGTTCAGCGCATCGCTCTCCGACCTGCACCAGGTCTGGGACGCCGTCAGCTGGAAGATCTGCCAGCAGCGGGACAACCCGGCCTGCGCGGATGCCGAGCACGCGGCGGCAGGGGTCCCGGACGATCCGGGCCTGCAGGTGTCGCTGTCGTTCGACCCGGCCGAAGACGTGGCCGCGCCCTTCCTCAACCTGGCACGGCCGAAGGTCGCGATCCTGCGCGAGCAGGGCGTCAACTCGCACATCGAGATGGCCTATGCGTTCACGGAAGCGGGGTTCGAGGCCTACGACGTACACATGACCGACCTGCAGGCCGGCCGCGCGCGCCTGTCCGATTTCGCGGGCGTCGTGGCCTGCGGCGGCTTCAGCTACGGCGACACGCTGGGCGCCGGCATCGGCTGGGCGCGCTCGATCACGTTCAACCCGCAACTGGCAGACCAGTTCCGCGGATTCTTCGGCCGCAAGGACACCTTCGGCCTGGGCGTCTGCAACGGCTGCCAGATGTTCGCCGAACTGGCCGACATCATCCCCGGTGCCGAGGCCTGGCCCCGCTTCACCACGAACCAGAGCGAGCGCTTCGAGGCGCGGCTTTCACAGGTCGAAGTGCTGCAATCGCCCAGCCTGTTCTTCGCCGGCATGGCCGGCAGCCGCCTGCCGATCGCGGTGGCGCATGGCGAAGGCTATGCCAACTTCAAGGTCCGTGGCGACGCCGCGCAGGCCCTCGCGGCCATGCGCTTCGTGGACCACCAGGGCCGCCCCACGGAGCAATACCCGTTCAACCCGAACGGCAGCGCGAATGGCCTCACCGCCGTCACCACGGCAGACGGCCGGTTCACGGCCATGATGCCGCACCCCGAGCGTGTCTTCCGCAACGTGCAGATGAGCTGGACCAGCGGCGACCGGAGCGCCCTGAGCCCGTGGATGCGCATCTGGCGCAATGCGCGCAAGTGGGTGGGGTGA
- a CDS encoding [protein-PII] uridylyltransferase has protein sequence MPPPHTELQPLRDAYRQDKAALLTALQSAGSSTRGVRTLLGKLSALADHLLRHLWQRAGLPDTLALVAVGGYGRAQLFPYSDVDVLLLLPDGGQAACDGPLRPAIEAFIGSCWDAGLEIGSSVRTVAECLTEAAADVTVQTSLLESRRIVGSAALFADFQQRYDAQMDPEAFLVAKTLEMRQRHNKYENTPYALEPNCKESPGGLRDLQTVLWVARAAGLGRNWKELAAHGLATAFEVRQIERNEALLFLVRARLHAIAGRHEDRLVFDLQTAVAESFGYRTQTAEGRRLRLRASETLMRRYYWAAKAVSQLSQILLINIEERLAPPAHELRPINERFFDKSGLVEVASDDLYQRNPHAILETFLLYETEEGLKDLSVRTLRALYNARGVMDGAFRRDPVNRQQFLRILQQPVGITHAMRLMNQTSVLGRYLWPFRRIVGQMQHDLFHVYTVDQHILMVLRNVRRFFMPEHAHEYPFCSQLAGGWDKPWLLYLAALFHDIGKGRGGDHSTIGAEEVRHFCRQHGVAPEDAALVEFLVAEHLAMSQVAQKQDLSDPDVIGAFARRVGSERKLTALYLLTVADIRGTSPKVWNAWKGKLLEDLYRATLRALGGRAPDAAAEVEARKRDALVLLALSAQPFEAHKKLWDTLDVGYFMRHEASDIAWHARHLARHVGAGRSVVRARQSLAGEGLQVAVYAPDQPDLFARICGYFDRAGFSILDARVHTASNGHALDTFQIVAPEQAGHYRELTHMVESDLVRAIEEGGPLPEPGRKRVSRRVKSFPITPRIALRPDEKAQRWILHISASDRAGLLYLVARVLSRHQLSVQLAKVSTLGERVEDTFLIQGPELQHNARQIQIETELLEALSG, from the coding sequence ATGCCGCCACCCCACACGGAACTCCAGCCGCTGCGCGACGCCTACCGGCAGGACAAGGCCGCGCTGCTGACCGCCCTGCAATCGGCGGGCTCGTCCACGCGGGGGGTGCGCACCCTGCTGGGCAAGCTCTCGGCGCTGGCGGACCACCTGCTTCGCCACCTGTGGCAGCGCGCCGGCCTGCCGGACACGCTGGCGCTGGTGGCCGTGGGCGGCTACGGCCGCGCCCAGCTGTTTCCGTACTCCGACGTGGACGTGCTCCTGCTGCTGCCCGATGGCGGCCAGGCGGCCTGCGACGGCCCCCTGCGCCCCGCCATCGAGGCCTTCATCGGCAGTTGCTGGGACGCAGGCCTGGAGATCGGCTCCAGCGTGCGCACGGTGGCCGAATGCCTGACCGAGGCCGCCGCCGACGTGACGGTGCAGACATCACTGCTGGAATCCCGCCGCATCGTCGGCAGCGCCGCGCTGTTCGCCGATTTCCAGCAGCGCTACGACGCGCAGATGGACCCCGAGGCCTTCCTCGTGGCCAAAACGCTGGAAATGCGCCAGCGCCACAACAAGTACGAGAACACGCCCTATGCGCTGGAGCCCAACTGCAAGGAATCTCCCGGCGGCCTGCGCGATCTGCAGACGGTGCTGTGGGTGGCGCGCGCCGCCGGCCTGGGCCGCAACTGGAAGGAACTCGCCGCGCACGGGCTCGCCACCGCGTTCGAGGTGCGTCAGATCGAGCGCAACGAGGCCCTGCTGTTCCTCGTCCGGGCGCGGCTGCACGCCATCGCTGGCCGCCACGAAGACCGGCTGGTCTTCGACCTGCAGACGGCCGTGGCCGAATCCTTCGGCTACCGCACGCAGACCGCCGAAGGCCGGCGGCTGCGCCTGCGCGCCAGCGAAACCCTCATGCGCCGCTATTACTGGGCTGCCAAGGCGGTGTCGCAGCTGAGTCAGATCCTGCTGATCAACATCGAGGAACGGCTGGCCCCCCCGGCCCACGAACTGCGCCCGATCAACGAACGCTTCTTCGACAAGTCCGGCCTCGTCGAGGTGGCCAGCGACGACCTCTACCAGCGCAACCCGCACGCCATCCTCGAGACCTTCCTGCTCTACGAGACCGAGGAGGGGCTGAAAGATCTTTCGGTACGCACGCTGCGCGCGCTCTACAACGCCCGCGGCGTGATGGACGGCGCCTTCCGCCGCGACCCGGTCAACCGGCAGCAATTCCTGCGCATCCTGCAGCAGCCCGTGGGCATCACGCACGCGATGCGCCTCATGAACCAGACGTCGGTGCTGGGCCGCTATTTGTGGCCCTTCCGGCGCATCGTGGGACAGATGCAGCACGACCTGTTCCACGTCTACACCGTGGACCAGCACATCCTCATGGTGCTGCGCAACGTACGCCGCTTCTTCATGCCCGAGCATGCGCACGAATACCCGTTCTGCTCGCAGCTGGCAGGTGGCTGGGACAAACCCTGGCTGCTGTACCTGGCAGCCCTGTTCCACGACATCGGCAAAGGCCGGGGCGGCGACCATTCCACCATCGGCGCCGAGGAAGTGCGCCACTTCTGCCGCCAGCACGGCGTGGCGCCCGAAGACGCGGCGCTGGTCGAATTCCTCGTGGCCGAACACCTGGCCATGAGCCAGGTAGCGCAGAAGCAGGACCTGTCCGACCCGGACGTCATCGGCGCCTTCGCGCGCCGCGTGGGCAGCGAACGCAAGCTCACGGCGCTCTACCTGCTCACCGTGGCCGACATCCGCGGCACCAGCCCCAAGGTCTGGAACGCCTGGAAAGGCAAGCTGCTGGAAGACCTCTACCGCGCCACCCTGCGCGCGCTGGGTGGACGGGCGCCGGACGCCGCGGCCGAGGTCGAGGCCCGCAAGCGCGACGCCCTCGTGCTGCTGGCGCTCAGCGCCCAGCCGTTCGAGGCGCACAAGAAGCTCTGGGACACGCTGGACGTCGGGTATTTCATGCGGCACGAAGCCTCGGACATCGCCTGGCATGCGCGCCACCTGGCCCGCCACGTCGGTGCCGGGCGGTCCGTCGTGCGGGCCCGCCAATCGCTCGCGGGAGAGGGCCTGCAGGTGGCCGTCTACGCGCCGGACCAGCCGGACCTGTTCGCGCGCATCTGCGGCTACTTCGACCGCGCGGGCTTCAGCATCCTCGACGCGCGCGTGCACACGGCCAGCAATGGCCACGCGCTCGACACCTTCCAGATCGTGGCGCCCGAACAGGCCGGCCACTACCGAGAACTCACGCACATGGTCGAGAGCGACCTGGTGCGCGCGATCGAAGAAGGAGGCCCCCTCCCCGAACCCGGCCGCAAGCGCGTGTCGCGCCGCGTCAAGAGCTTCCCGATCACGCCGCGCATCGCGCTGCGTCCCGACGAGAAGGCCCAGCGCTGGATCCTGCACATCTCGGCCAGCGACCGTGCGGGCCTGCTCTACCTCGTGGCGCGCGTTCTTTCGCGCCACCAGCTCAGCGTGCAGCTCGCCAAGGTCAGCACGCTGGGCGAACGCGTGGAAGACACCTTCCTGATCCAGGGGCCGGAGCTGCAGCACAACGCCCGGCAGATCCAGATCGAGACCGAACTGCTGGAAGCGCTTTCCGGATAG
- a CDS encoding putative bifunctional diguanylate cyclase/phosphodiesterase, giving the protein MHTPDSTTTLPLSAETQRLAALRATGLLDTPPAEEFDRITRLASQLFGVPIALVSLVDAERQWFKSHLGLPVRETCREDAFCDHTIRTSNVMVVENALADPRFAQNPLVLGEPHIRFYAGAPLILRGGHHIGSLCLIDTMPRSFSAAQQRQLEDLAALVLAQIDLQCSAARVDEATLLPNRAQLLQDIAGLCRAEPGGRRVLALVELLPHDGLMDAARALGMGPIEQLTHEAGQRLSRCIGDGSRVYHTGVARLAVLLRPGEEEAVQAFAQQLLGALLAPIAASHSGLVINQRQRVGLAPFTLDPADASDAPRRANAALYQQAMPGASICGYDAAVDASYRRSYELIASVPRALMAGEFRLVYQPQFERASTRYTCVEALLRWDHPRLGPVPPGDFIPLLEKTSYIQALTQWVLDTALAQIRAWEDEGLALDVAVNVSPRNLEQPDFIDMLQSACARHRLAPSRLEIECTENAVLTEGPTLRAVNAARALGVRVALDDFGTGYCNFGCLYGLSAEVLKLDQALIRPIGSDARALNVVRGMVQLGRTLGYRLLAEGVETAEVFDQLMEMGCDQVQGYYLSRPLPAQEAFAFVQRWNELVSPTPTVHLG; this is encoded by the coding sequence ATGCACACGCCTGACTCCACCACGACCCTCCCACTCAGCGCAGAAACGCAGAGACTGGCGGCCCTCCGGGCCACGGGCCTGCTGGACACGCCGCCCGCGGAAGAATTCGATCGCATCACGCGGCTGGCCAGCCAGCTTTTCGGCGTGCCGATCGCGCTGGTCAGTCTGGTCGATGCCGAAAGGCAATGGTTCAAATCGCACCTGGGGCTGCCCGTGCGCGAGACCTGCCGGGAAGATGCCTTCTGCGACCACACCATCCGGACCTCCAACGTGATGGTGGTCGAGAACGCGCTGGCCGATCCCCGGTTCGCCCAGAACCCGCTGGTGCTGGGCGAGCCCCACATCCGGTTCTACGCGGGCGCACCCCTCATCCTCCGCGGCGGCCACCACATCGGCAGCCTCTGCCTGATCGACACCATGCCCCGCAGCTTCAGCGCCGCGCAGCAGCGCCAGCTCGAAGACCTCGCTGCGCTGGTGCTGGCCCAGATCGATCTGCAATGCTCGGCCGCGCGCGTGGACGAAGCCACCCTGCTGCCCAACCGGGCGCAATTGCTGCAGGACATCGCGGGCCTGTGCCGCGCCGAACCCGGGGGCCGGCGCGTCCTGGCGCTGGTCGAACTCCTGCCGCACGATGGGCTCATGGATGCCGCTCGGGCCCTGGGCATGGGGCCGATCGAGCAACTCACGCACGAAGCCGGCCAGCGCCTCAGCCGCTGCATCGGCGATGGCTCCCGCGTCTACCACACGGGGGTCGCGAGGCTCGCGGTGCTGCTGCGCCCGGGCGAGGAAGAAGCCGTGCAGGCCTTCGCGCAGCAGTTGCTGGGCGCCCTCCTCGCGCCCATCGCGGCCAGCCACAGCGGCCTCGTCATCAACCAGCGCCAGCGCGTGGGCCTGGCGCCTTTCACGCTAGACCCCGCCGACGCATCCGATGCGCCGCGCCGCGCCAACGCCGCCCTCTACCAGCAGGCGATGCCGGGGGCATCGATCTGCGGCTACGACGCCGCCGTGGATGCGAGCTACCGGCGCTCGTATGAATTGATCGCCAGCGTGCCCCGCGCGCTCATGGCCGGCGAATTCCGGCTGGTCTACCAGCCCCAGTTCGAGCGGGCCTCCACGCGCTACACCTGCGTGGAAGCGCTGCTGCGCTGGGACCACCCGCGCCTGGGGCCGGTGCCCCCGGGCGACTTCATTCCGCTGCTGGAGAAGACCAGCTACATCCAGGCGCTGACGCAATGGGTGCTGGACACCGCCCTCGCGCAGATCCGCGCCTGGGAAGACGAGGGCCTGGCCCTCGACGTGGCGGTCAACGTGTCGCCCCGCAATCTGGAGCAACCGGATTTCATCGACATGCTGCAAAGCGCCTGCGCGCGCCACCGCCTCGCACCCTCGCGCCTGGAGATCGAATGCACGGAGAACGCGGTGCTCACCGAAGGCCCCACGCTGCGCGCCGTGAACGCCGCACGCGCCCTGGGCGTGCGCGTGGCGCTGGATGACTTCGGCACGGGCTACTGCAATTTCGGTTGCCTCTATGGCCTCTCGGCCGAGGTGCTCAAGCTCGACCAGGCACTCATCCGCCCCATCGGCTCGGACGCCCGCGCGCTCAATGTCGTCCGGGGCATGGTGCAGCTCGGGCGCACCCTGGGCTACCGCCTGCTGGCCGAGGGCGTCGAAACGGCCGAAGTCTTCGACCAACTCATGGAAATGGGCTGCGACCAGGTGCAGGGCTACTACCTGAGCCGTCCCCTTCCCGCGCAGGAAGCCTTTGCTTTCGTGCAACGGTGGAATGAACTCGTCAGCCCGACACCCACGGTGCATTTGGGCTGA
- a CDS encoding YbaN family protein, with protein sequence MPAPLPDPLPPPPVHAPLPTPVRWLLLVFAGLSLALGIVGIFVPGLPTTVFVLMAGWAAARSSPRLHAWLWRHPLFGSILRNWTDGGRVSRRAKWSATAMMGVCGAVLAISSAPRWVAIGASACMAGVLVWLWRRPE encoded by the coding sequence ATGCCCGCGCCGCTTCCGGACCCCTTGCCCCCGCCCCCCGTGCACGCGCCGTTGCCGACGCCCGTGCGTTGGCTGCTGCTGGTGTTCGCAGGGCTCAGCCTGGCGCTCGGTATCGTCGGTATCTTCGTGCCCGGGCTGCCCACCACCGTGTTCGTGCTCATGGCCGGATGGGCCGCGGCCCGCAGTTCCCCGCGCCTGCATGCCTGGCTCTGGCGCCACCCGCTCTTCGGATCCATCCTGCGCAACTGGACCGACGGCGGCCGAGTCAGCCGCCGGGCGAAATGGAGCGCCACCGCCATGATGGGCGTCTGCGGCGCCGTGCTGGCCATCAGTTCGGCGCCTAGATGGGTGGCCATTGGCGCGTCCGCATGCATGGCGGGGGTGCTCGTCTGGCTGTGGCGCCGCCCGGAATGA
- the map gene encoding type I methionyl aminopeptidase, translating into MSITIKSAEEIAGMREACRLASEVLDYITPHIRPGLTTNEVDRLAAECMAQQGTISATVGYQPPGYPPYPKSLCTSLNHVVCHGIPNDKPLKKGDIMNVDVTVITKDGWYGDNSRMYLIGDVSIAARRLCQLTFEAMWLGILEVKPGARLGDVGHAIQKFAEGHGLSVVREFCGHGIGKKFHEEPQVLHYGRPGTLEELVPGMTFTIEPMLNAGRREVKEHGNDGWTIVTKDHSLSAQWEHTVLVTETGYEVLTLSEGSPALPAFVSAVKT; encoded by the coding sequence ATGAGCATCACCATCAAGTCCGCCGAGGAAATCGCCGGCATGCGCGAAGCCTGCCGCCTGGCTTCCGAAGTGCTGGACTACATCACGCCGCATATCCGGCCCGGCCTCACCACGAACGAAGTCGACCGCCTCGCCGCCGAATGCATGGCGCAGCAGGGCACCATCTCCGCCACGGTCGGCTACCAGCCGCCCGGCTACCCGCCCTACCCCAAGTCGCTCTGCACGTCGCTCAACCACGTGGTCTGCCACGGCATCCCGAACGACAAGCCCCTCAAGAAGGGCGACATCATGAATGTGGACGTCACCGTCATCACCAAGGACGGCTGGTACGGCGACAACAGCCGCATGTACCTCATCGGCGACGTCTCCATCGCCGCCAGGCGCCTGTGCCAGCTGACCTTCGAGGCCATGTGGCTGGGCATCCTGGAAGTGAAACCCGGCGCGCGCCTGGGCGACGTGGGCCATGCGATCCAGAAGTTCGCGGAAGGCCACGGCCTCTCGGTGGTGCGCGAGTTCTGCGGCCACGGCATCGGCAAGAAGTTCCACGAAGAACCGCAGGTGCTGCACTACGGCCGCCCCGGCACCCTCGAAGAGCTCGTGCCCGGCATGACCTTCACGATCGAGCCCATGCTCAACGCCGGCCGCCGCGAGGTCAAGGAACACGGCAACGACGGCTGGACCATCGTCACCAAGGACCACAGCCTGTCCGCCCAATGGGAGCACACGGTGCTGGTGACCGAAACCGGCTACGAAGTGCTCACGCTGTCGGAAGGATCGCCCGCCCTCCCGGCCTTCGTTTCGGCCGTCAAGACCTGA
- the def gene encoding peptide deformylase — protein sequence MTIHTILKMGDPRLLRTAQPVEAFGTPSLLELIDDLRDTMRAANGAGLAATQIGVDLQVVIFGSNERNPRYPDRPLVPPTVLVNPKIEPIGPDEEEDWEGCLSVPGLRGVVPRWSHIRYTGFDEFGVPIDRTVQGFHARVVQHECDHLFGTLYPMRIRDFSRFGFTEVLFPEIADGEDD from the coding sequence ATGACGATCCACACGATTCTGAAAATGGGCGATCCGCGGCTGCTGCGCACGGCACAGCCCGTCGAGGCGTTCGGCACGCCCTCGCTCCTCGAGCTCATCGACGACCTCCGCGACACCATGCGGGCTGCGAATGGCGCCGGGCTGGCGGCGACGCAGATCGGCGTGGACCTGCAGGTGGTGATCTTCGGATCGAACGAGCGCAATCCGCGCTACCCGGACCGGCCGCTGGTGCCGCCGACCGTGCTCGTCAACCCGAAGATCGAGCCCATCGGGCCGGACGAGGAGGAGGACTGGGAAGGATGCCTTTCGGTGCCCGGGCTGCGCGGCGTGGTGCCGCGCTGGTCGCACATCCGCTACACCGGTTTCGACGAATTCGGCGTGCCCATCGACCGGACGGTGCAGGGCTTCCATGCGCGGGTGGTGCAGCATGAGTGCGACCACCTTTTCGGCACGCTGTACCCGATGCGCATCCGGGACTTCAGCCGGTTCGGCTTCACGGAAGTGCTCTTTCCCGAGATCGCGGACGGCGAAGACGACTGA